The Alnus glutinosa chromosome 1, dhAlnGlut1.1, whole genome shotgun sequence region GGTTCCttccaaaaaacaattttttgaggTTAGAACATTTTACAAAGTTCTCCTCTACAACATTGACTAccctttcccttggaagagtatctAGAGACCCAAGGCTCCCTTGAGGGTGGCTTTGTTCACGTGAACAACTTCTTTAGGAAAAAATTTCCCTATGGATAATATCTGCAAGCTGTAACACCCTActcccacattgggaagatgaatagCCCACATAGTGGGTAgattataaagatattcatcggtactaagtcccacattggttcCTTATTAGGTGAGATCATGCTTTATAAATGAGTTTAGAGAAGCTCCAAATTAACTAGtttttttggagtgatagtaCAAAAGTAACTAGCACTTTCCCttgatcgttacaaatggtatcagaacaaCTTAGTAACGTTATATGATACTTGAATACTGCATGATGTTGCCCTGACGTGGACGTCAAGGATTTAAGGGGAAGAGATTGTAACACTCCAACctcacattgggaagatgaataaCCCACATAAAGTGAGTACATTATAAAGGTATCCATTAGTGCTGAGTTCCACATTGGTTCCTTACTAGGCAAGACTGGGCATTATAAGCTATTTTAAAGgactccaaattgactaatctTTTTGGAGTGAAAGCGTAGATGTGGTTAGCGCTTTCTCTGGGTTGTTACACAAGCAGCACACATTGTGATAAATTGATGTTGTATGTGCCAAAAAAGTGGAGAAACTCTCCATCATCTCCTTTTCTTCATTGTGATATTGTGAGAGACTTGTGGAATTTGGTATTTAGAATGTTTGGAGTATAGTGGGTAATGCCGAGGCAGGTGGTGGAGCTCCTAGCGTGTTGGAAAAGAAGGTTTAGTCAGAATAATCTTAATGTTGTTTGGAATGTAATCCCTTTTTGTTTAATGttgtgcatttggagagaaaggaatgcTCAAAATTTCGAGGATTGCAAGAAGATGATCTCAGATCTACAGCTTTGTTTCCTTAAAAAATCCCTCTTTGAATGGATCTCTGTTAATGCCCTTTTTGACGCCTCTAACTTTGCAGCCTTTTGTGCTCTTTTCCCTTGGTTCATGATCTTGTTGGGTATTCCTTCTTGTATACTTGAGTTGTGCCCCTTgcgtttttaataaatttgctttacttatttttatttttttttttaaaaaaaaacaaacaaacttatAAAAGGAAATCCAAAAACTGTATTTCAGGTTAAGGTTGCATTTAGCTTAGCTTACAATAAGACTTATGCAAATGTCTGCAATTATAGTGTAATTATCCAAGATAAAGTAAAAGCAATTATGTTAAATCCTTGGAGTTTGAGAAAATTCTCAGAAGtgatttgttgttttttgaCTTCATTACATTTATGGCTCATGCATGTCGGTAGGTAAATTATTGAATGCATGCCCAAACTGGTTTATGCTAACCTAAAAACATAGTAAGCTGCATTTTAGTAGCCAACCAGACACAAGAAAGAAACTAACCTCCAGCTGCTCATGCAGTCTTCGTTGGACTTCCATTTGTAATCGCAATGCCTCAGTAACTTGGTAACCACTGTTTGAAAGATGAAAATGAAGCATGAAGACATGGATTTACAAGTTcttaccaacaaaaaaataaagaaaagaaaagaaatgagggGGATTAACAAGTTCTCGAAGAGACAAAGGAAAAGATTATTTACTCATTCATATCCTGTGTCATCATTCTTGATGATGGCGACGAAGACGAACCAGTATCCTGACTTTCCGCAATGCAGGAAGCTGCAATCCCAAATGCAGAccattaatcaataaaaaacTCAAATGCTGCTACTTGTCACCAATATCATCGGCCATTTCCACCATCTGATGTGGTAAATACTAACTTGCTTCCATATTACAACAAAGCACTATTATAATAGTTGAGCACATCAAATCAGTGAAAAGGCTGACCAATTTACAGTTGAGAAGAACTACTTTTTCAAGAATTTTTCTTGGCACATGCATCCTGTTTTGACCTTAAACACAtgcataataaaaattaaaattaaaaaattaagtaactGAAGAAGACAAATgccgaaagaaaaagaagtattCCATAGTTATCTTAAAACTCCTGAAAAGGACCTTTTATTTCtctgccaaaaataaaaatggaaccTTCTATTTAAAAACCCTAGTCCTGCACCTGCTGAATAGAGTAGTTTCTTCAAACAAAATTAGTGATAAAAACATGCCCAAAAATTATACCCTGGGTGTTCTGAAAGTTTCTTCCATAGGCTCTTTTCGTTGGATGTTCTCATAAAATTTCTGGTATTTTCCTTCTATTATATAAGGATCATGAAGACATTCAAAAATCTCCTTATAACATTGGGAATGGGTAGGGGATGGGTGGCATACTTATAAGAGaacatgcaaaataataataaaataaaataaaaaatgtaatgaaGATTTAAGGTAAATACCATCCTTTGAGTTTTCAATTGAGTCCTTGAAAGATTGCTTTCCCAAGCGATATTTCTGCAAGAATAGGGCATCACAGACAGGAAAAGCAATGAATATACCACACCAAATTACCACATGTTATGGGGCAGGAAAAGACCAGGAGTTGATTGCAAACGAGATACAAAATGAGTTTAAAATCATGTGCTCAAACTTTTGGTATCCCCTaagtctgtgtgtgtgtgtgtgtcccccctcactctctctctctttcagaTTATCTTGCCAATAAAAAAGGCATACACAAGTGGACAATCAGGCTCAATTAGAAGAGGGTACAATAACAACAAACCTGAAGATGTGATTTCAAGTGATAAAGGGTGAGCCCTTTTACTCCCATTGTTCTCATAATAGTCTTAGGTGTTGCTTCTGCAATGCACATCAACATGGCACCAGAGAGTTCAAACAACAGTTTATCAAGAATTCCAAAATCTTATAGAAGAAACTAGCTGTCAAATGGCATATAGTTATTGGCCAAACAAAAGCAGATGTGCAGAGCTAGGTGCAATACAAATCAACACGGGTCCAAATTGAGCAACGAAACCATAAGCCTGAAAAAATGTTCATAAACTGAGTTCTATTAGTGATTGACCAGTAGCATTTCTAGGTGATCCTGATTGACGATTGGAGTAGAAGATAATGTCCCACTTCCCAAATTAGGGCATATGGAAGCTTAAATTTTACTTTTCAACATAACACGAGGACAGCCTCAGTCAAGCCGTGTAGCACAACTGATCAACATTTAAAAGGTAACAATAACATACTTCCTGACAGCAACAGTTAGTCATAAATCACTGAGTTACCAATATACTACACTTAGAAGGACACAAGAAACTTGCAGTCAACCAACACATTTCTGTTGAATTTAAAGAGCCAGACTAGAAAACAAACTCAGGAATAGAATTAGGATACTGCCACACATTCTAACTTCCATGATTTGATATGGCTCCATCAATCCTGGAAGCTAGGATATGGTGAAAGTTTCCGGCCACAATCAGGAATAGAGAAAATCTAGCAGTCTGTAAACCCCAGCTAGCTTAAGACCATCCATAGTATCTGAAGTAGTTAACAACCAGTTTACCCATTCAAGTGAAATTAGAAACATATTATGTTCTTGTGGCGCATTCAGCATAAAATATTGCAACCTTGCAGTCTGCATTGAAAGTGGCCGCACCACATCAAACATGTTCACATCTTAGAACCTGGTAATGCTACCTTTATAGTTTTGCATTCTTGCAaaatttatccttttttttcttcccacaTCCATACTAATGCTCTCCTCTCACCTACAATTTGGCCAGGTTCTTTTGTTGTCCTTTGTTCACGGTTGGGAAACTATGTTAATCTTAGAGTAAATCCTAATTTCTGTTTCTTTTATATGTAGCGGCGTATTAAtgttcttaatttattaatgACAAGAaccaataacaaaaaatattatgtaaaaaaattatgctgTCATCAAAATTATACAACATAAATCGCATTATCACGTTGCAGTCTCGGGACACTAAGATTTGCACATCAATCTCTGCACTACCATTGACCCACATATTAGTATAGACTTTATAACAATCATAGAATATTCTTTCGagcacaaaaaaataaaaaataaaaaaatactattgTTGCTTTAGTTTGTCTTAAAGCTAAACTATGTAGACCATTATTATTGAACTAAATGGTTCCAAAACAGATCGGTTTGACCGTACTTCTTGTTGAAGTATCCGAGAAACTTGCAATGGAGTGCATTAAAACCAAGGATGAAAAGCcgttggggaaaaaaaaaaacccgaacaTGAACTAGGCCAAAACTCATGAAGTACAATCCCTAAACAACCAAACCCATAATGACCAAATCGATAACAAATATAACAATGATGACGGACAATGTAGTCAAACttgaaaacaagagaaaatggTAGCAATAACATATCTTGCTTGCCAATGAAGAAACTCACACTCCTATAATCACTTAAACTTCAGCACAGCCAAAAACTACATCAATACCATAATAACCAACTACTATACCGTTATCCAAAAGCACAAAATcgaaataataaatatatagaaaaatatcctaatccaacaaaaaaatcaaacgcATTTAAGCACCAATATTGTAGAAAGAAGAACGAAACCCAACAACCAAAGCACAATCAAGAACCACAAAACTCAACATTTTAATCTTAGAAACCATGAAAGCCAAAAAATCTGaataagaaacaaaaccaaCCAAGACTAAGAATAGTAATAGTGTTAGACAAGTAGTAGCAGTATTAGTTTACGCACTGTCAGGGCCACCGAGCTGGGTCACAGCGTCCACGAACCTCTCGTGGAGCTCGGTGGTCCACCGGAGGCGGGGCTTCGGATCCGAGGTGAGGACCAAGCAAGCGTCGCCGGGTAGGTTCGTACCGTCCAGGGCTCCCTGGAACTCGCCGTGCCCGACGTCGAGCGGGAGCGAGTGAATGGCCGAGTACATTCCCGAAGGCCTCACTGGAAAACACCCAGAAGTTTATTTCCCGAGAAagtgagggaaaaaaaaaaaaaaaaagtggagtAAGCAGCAATAAAGAAAGTGGAAAGATCCGGTTGGGGAGAAAACGGGTACCTGGGTTCGGGGCTCGGAGCCCCGAATCAGTTAGAGAAGAAAGGAGGAAGATATAGATAACTGTGTTGTCTGAGAGACAGGGAATATATATTGAGTGAATAAGGCATGCAGAGAGGCTGGACAGCGATGTCCTGTTCTGTCCCtgtctcttcttctctctctctctctctctctctctttgtctgaAGGAGTGTGTGTGACTACTGTACCAGAGGCTTTGTAAAAAGAGGGCAATCAATGTAGCACCATGTTATCTGGTTGGCATTTCTTCATTTTGTGTTATTGAAATATTTAGGGCACGTTTGGGACcattatttcttaaaaatatatagaagTATTATTAGGAATATAAGAAGAAGTTaaaatgaaatgatttttttttttttaattttttgaaggtTGTGTTTTTTTGCAAGAATGTTGAGCAATGGCATTGATGATAAAATATGTTAAGGGTAAGTTCTAGATATACTTAAAGGATTCTTAGAACCCCTATATGACCCATACCTGAATTAGGAGTTGAAAGGTGTGTTTGacattgcgatttcgtaaataaaaaatagagttttaaactaaatcgtagaaaatgagtaatttgtaatttatgttttttaaaaaattgcgttttgaaaaacacagaaaatttgttttttcaaattgcatataagattgtattttttttgaaaacgcacaattttaaaggctaaactgcgatttttcgtacttttttaaattgcaaatcCTAACCCAACTTGAACATTTAATTGAGAATACCCTATTTTTTAAGAGTTAATCCTAACCTATTTTAATATGCGGTGCTTCTCACAtactatttaaattatatatatatacttttaacatatttaaaaaatacataacaaTTTCATAGACCGAGTAATAAGAAGTTTTTTCAACtcaattcaaaagaaaattttgtcctCACTTGTATAATACAAAATTGGTCCCGTGCTTTTGGTGTGTATCAAGAAAAAATAGTCGGTTAACGAAAGTAAACAGAATGATTGATTTTACACTAATCAAAAGCATAATGACTAATTTGATCACttttgaaaaccctaatttgatacACACCAAAAGCACATAGACTAATTTTATAatcaaccctaatttttttttttccaccctAAAAAATGACCCAAGGTAATAattgggtgggtgggtgggtgggggtGGATGATGCAGACAAAGCCGGTCCAAAGGGAGGAGAAGGCCAACAAGACAAAGGGCGGCCAGTCTGGACCCCTCCACATACTTGTACCAGTGGTTGCCATTCATTGGAAGGGAAACTCATGCAGACACTGGAAAACAAGCTGACAATGAACTTTCAGACAAAAATGTCTTCCAAATTTCCAATTATGGTGATAGCAGGGAGGTTCCTCAGTCTTGTTGACAAGACCACCTCTTTCCactttgaatgccaaaaaaaataagaaaaaaaactctaacTGTTGCAGAATCACACCAATCAATGGAGCCTTTAGTAAGCTTTTTGCATTTATTGCagagaaaagtaagaaaaatttcatGCATCTGACAAAATTAATGTCAAAAGGTCACAGTGAGTTAAATGAAGTTCTAAAGCTAAATGGGGTTGTACCTAAACAGAGATTGTTAACAAATTGTTTTGCCTGTAAATTAGAAAACAAATTTTGGATACTTATTACCTATTTGACTATGTATGTGAGGTACCTTTTCTAGCACAATGAAGGGTTAAGTGGTCCATATCATTAGAATAATCAggaataataagaaaataagttGTTATTTTTGCTGTGATGACAGACAAGACACGTAATTCAAATGCAgatcataattaattaacaaaactATTCACTTGAGACATGATTGAGATGATTGAGATGCAAGTAATTGGCCACCTTACCTATCACCATCATCAGCTTGGGTTTGAATAGTCGAttgattattttgtttcatATTAGACTCCATACATATTTAACACAACTTTTTAATTGAATACATTTCTATCTTCATACATAtttaacaacatatatatatgtttaatgaCCACCTGTACTTGATCTTTGGTCAATTATTGCTATTCCAAACTAGTTGAAAGAAACATTTGGGTTGCTGCAATATGAAACAAAGCTGTCAAAAGTGGATTATGCAGATTAAACAATTTTGGATGAGGTCTCTAGATTGGCATTGTCAATGGGTCAATTAGTAACATCAATCTCCATAAAAATACTACCATATTCAACAATAATTAATCCATTTCAATTATCAACAGTCATTCCATTTGTCCagcaaaaatatcaaaaataataaaatttccaaaacatATAAGGGTGAAGGGTCCCCTCCACCTACCGCTGAAAGGAGCTGTGTTGCTCTCAATTAGAATAAGACACTAGTTAATGGAGGTTGCTCTCTCTTCACCTTCAAGAAAAAGCAGTATTAGATGCATGTGAGCTGATAGAGGGAGAGGACCTGTGTTATGGTCAAGTCAACCGATGAAAGGCCATGAATACCTTTGAGCCCACGCCACCACAGTAGACTTCATCCATATCTTTGTCTTCAACCTGGGCCACCCAGAAACTGCCAGCATACCTTTGAGCCAAACTCAACAAAACCATCTTCCACCAATTATTAAACAGACAGTGGGGACAATAGTTGACTTCCGATAATTTGGAGTTGAAAATCCATACTCTTATTTTGCATCTGtttattctctcttctttctttcttttccatcGAAACATTACTTTATGCTACACTGCCCTGGGACCAGACTTGTGTTCCGATTTTtcgtctcttttttctttgatgttAATGATTGATGGGACTTCTTCCTTTACCTCTTTAAGGCTGCTTCAACATCACTCATCTTTAAATGCATTGATAGATTATATAACATTCTTAGTTAAATCTTTTCTTGTATCAAAGATGTCCATTGGTAAGTAAACAAAGGCAATAGGTAAAAGTGAATTAAGGATCCTAAAATGTAGCTTCCTTCTTTTCATTACGAGGTTACAGCTAGTTGAAGGCAGCATATTGTTGGAGCAAGTTGCTCGTATTATTTTAGGCATAGAGAGTAATACGAGATCCTTGTATAGATGCCAATTGTCGGCTAGAGTTTTGGGGTTTTTCAAAATAAGTCCGTACAAGTAGGGTTTTCTTATAAGTATGTTATGTTGTAACCCTAAATCATATAGTGAAATATAACCACACACTCATGTGGACGTAAGTACATTGCCGAATAACGTAAATCAACGTCtcaattttctctctctttttttgattccgtattattcatcattgttgtGCGCGGTAACAACACATATGATCATCTTCACATATCAATTTGCATCTAAAGGCGTATTGATGCCACGCGACAAAACATTCACCATGCAGCAACATCTATATcgttaaaatttataaaatataatctgGGACAATGACAGGATCCTGTGCCTTGAAAGACATGATTTTATGTTCCTTTTAACAAAAGAGAGCcattttatgttaaaaataaCAGCATATAGATGTATCACATGGCGCTGTCCGTGGTTACCACCCTCCATTTGCATGCCAACTGCTCCAAGTGACTAATAAAATGTCAAGATTCTGAAAAAGGGGAAGGAAACAGATACTTTAGTTTAGGCAATAATGGAAGCTAGCTCCAGACATGCTAAATAGCCAAATATAATTAGTATAAATGTATGATGAAATGGACATTTTTGGACAGACTCTTAGCTTGCTTTATTACTAtaaccttcttctttttcgaaTTTCTTCTGGTATATATCACAAGCAAGTAGTATATATCATACACTAGTCATTTACATCACTACCATAATCAATTAGTTTTTAAGTAACGATAACAATGAATACACATGCCAATCTCGGAGAACAGTGAAGCTTCATAGGTTATTTTTGTCCAGGTGCAAATAGTTCGTATTTTCACATTCATATTTGGTTCACTGAGTTTCTCTCCGAGACGGTGCTAAAATTGTTACGCCTTTTGTGCGGGTCGAAACTTACCCGACAAAGAATTTTACTACCATAAGACCGTTAACAAATAAACCTCAATTCCAAGAAATTATGTGATGCAGGACAAAAGagaatttggagaaaaataatagagaaaaatgGGGGAAAAAAAGAGGGATTAAGTCACACAATCCAAAGAtctaaaaagagaagaagataaatTTGACGGAATCACACCTCtacaaatgagaaaaagaagagtAGTCACACCTCAAACAAAAACTGTTTATTTCTCAAATTATAATTCACCAGCATTTTCTTTCTCACCCAGCAGTGAAGCATGCTATTAGAGCGATCGATAACAGCGATACCCACGATATCCACAGTTTAAATGCTCCACAAACACTCAGAAAACCGAGATAGAAAGAGCTTTAGTTCATTTTCACTCACACACTCAGAAAATCATCAcgaattttcattaaaaaaaaaaaaaactgtattaATTTTTGGCTATACACTATATATAAATTTGGAAGTATTAGTAGGATTTGTCCACTGAGGTTCAGTTATAGGCTTATAGCAAGTGGATCCTAATTAAATACAACTTAAGAAAATTGTCAAGTTACTAATAtccaaaattgcaaaaaaaaaaaaaaaaaaaaaaaaaatgatgaacttTTGGCACCAGTTATACATTTTGTCTCTGTGGACCGAGAAGAAAGGGGACTTAGAGGGAAAATGATTGTAATATGAGAAATGCATGGAGGTCAACATCTTTCAAATATACAACATGGATTTGGGTAACTCAACGTAAGTTTTTATATCTTTCATTGCTCTCCCGCCGTGATCCAATGAGAATGGAGAAGAGGCTCGTGGGATTGGCCTTAATTGTTATTTGAACAAGTAAAAGTAATTataagtattttgtgttttttgttgtttgttaatattttttatttttaaaaaagaaaacaaaaagaagaagaggaaaaaatgttatcaaacaagtcaacaattaatattttaagctGTGATTGGGGAACAAATCCCTcaatttcttcttattttttttttaattttatttttagataaattTCTCAGTTTCAACTATCtatattttagaaaatctaCAACTTATGAAGCAATTTGTTTGTCGCACATGTTTTACACGTGGTAGGTGCACCTTTATTTGACTGGCCGATGTATTGAGCAATCTCACTTAATAGTTTTCCAAATTCATCGACTGAAGCAGGAATAAAAAGATGGGCTTAGCTTTCTTGACAAGCAATGTCATATTGCCATTACATCATTTTCTAATGTCATattgctctctttttttttttactttttttttttttttttttttttttaatttttttttttataaataaaattaaacaaaagaaattccGTATATCTCCCGGTGTGAGTTTCTATTTATGAGTTCTACTATAATATatcttctctacttttttttttttattaaataatatatattttctattggGGGTCATAAtggtttttcaaaattttcaaattcaatcaTATGTAATGTAATAATTGAGGCTTTATacattttgtgtgtgtgtgttttttaaagatttcattaattgaactttttttttaataaaaattaaatttaactctTGACTTAAGATATTGCTTATTAATTCACTTGAAAAtctattacaattttttatttttataattagtaTAAATTgatatttctctttctctattaTTGATTCTATCAATTAATTAGTGTAAAATTTCCTAATTTCAACTAGTTCCAAATCTCCATCTCCTTTGAGCGAAAATTAATAGAGAgtaaagattattattattattattattatttttctatttagtTTATAAATTACTAGCAAAAGGTTCAGAATTGATATTGAGTTCAAAATCTTcccaataataacaataataataattaaaaaataacaacaaaaatagcaaggaaaaaattaaaaataaaaaccctggCAAAGGGGTTTAAGCCTTTAAGGCTCGCTTGTCTTCAACAGAACACAGAACCCACCTGATAACAGAGCTCAAGAAATGTTCTCTCGCGCTTTCACCACCAAGAggcttcctcttctcttcttcactCCCAAAGGtatactctctttctctctctctctctaacattCATTTCTCTGCAGTGATTCCATCTGAACTTTCACTTCCTCCTCTTTTTGAAGCCCTGTTCTCCACGCACATTGTGGGCGAAAAACCGATCCTCGTAAGCCATTGTCTCTGTTTCTACCATTTTCTCTATCTTTCCATTCATGTTCTGCGAATTCAAATGATGGGTTTCTCGGAAAATTGCTCTTCTATTGGGCAGGTTCGGGATTTCATACATTCTGCGCTTTACGACCCAAAACATGGCTACTTCTCTCAAAGATCGGGGTCAGTTGGCGTGCTCGAGAAAAGCATTAAGTTCAATCAGCTCGAAGGTGCTTCTAGGATTTCTGATTTCACAATTGGATGCATTTTGTTagaatcttttatttatttatttttttgtggtgtGTACATTGTGATCTGGTGTTGTGGAATTCATGcgtaattcaagaaaaaatgaTTGAATGGATTATCTATAAGCTTTTCTGCGATTGGTTTTATGTAATTAATGCTTAATAACTAATAAACAATGTTGGAATGGATTGATTTTCAATGTAATGGATATTGAAGAGAACCCATTTATAGAATTAGAGTGGAGTTGATTAAATGGAGGAGTCTTTTGGACTGTTTGTAAATGCCAAATGTCTTTTTTTAGTTAATGTTTGAAGGTGTCCGAGAGGGTAATAAAGTTAGTTATGCTGTATGGTAGAGGATGCCTGTAGTTAAGCAATGAGATATTGGAGAATCTAGTGTAGTTGAATTTAGGATCTTGAGGTGGATGTGTGGCAGTATTGTGGAAGTCTAAATGTTTGTGGGAAGCTTAAAAAAGCACAAAAGGACAATATCGGGGAAATTTCTCTACGATCGA contains the following coding sequences:
- the LOC133872356 gene encoding protein PHR1-LIKE 2, with the protein product MYSAIHSLPLDVGHGEFQGALDGTNLPGDACLVLTSDPKPRLRWTTELHERFVDAVTQLGGPDKATPKTIMRTMGVKGLTLYHLKSHLQKYRLGKQSFKDSIENSKDASCIAESQDTGSSSSPSSRMMTQDMNDGYQVTEALRLQMEVQRRLHEQLEVQRHLQLRIEAQGKYLQSILEKACKALNDQAAESAGLEAAREELSELAIKVSNDCQGLASLETVKMPYLPEIAAALENNSTSNLPTRIGDCSVESCLTSTGSPVSPMAMGLQAAALKKRSRPLFGNGDSLPLEGNMRQDIEWMMTNIG